The proteins below come from a single Acidimicrobiia bacterium genomic window:
- a CDS encoding DJ-1/PfpI family protein, with amino-acid sequence MEIAILLFDGFTALDAIGPYEVLTRVPRAEVSFVAAEARVHRDMCGAGIVADRVIDDVVAPDVVVVPGGPGEVAVRTNDHVLSWLRAVHETTTWTASVCTGSLVLAAAGLLDGVPATSHWLAREELARLGADPVSARVVVDGRIITAAGVSAGIDMALLLASMLEGDLVAQGIQLSLEYDPRPPFNAGSPDVAPPVVVELARAKSRFARARA; translated from the coding sequence GTGGAGATCGCGATCCTGCTGTTCGACGGCTTCACCGCGCTCGACGCGATCGGACCGTACGAGGTGCTGACCCGCGTGCCGCGCGCCGAGGTGTCGTTCGTCGCGGCCGAGGCGCGCGTCCACCGCGACATGTGCGGTGCCGGCATCGTCGCGGACCGGGTGATCGACGACGTCGTCGCGCCCGACGTCGTCGTCGTGCCGGGCGGGCCGGGCGAGGTCGCCGTGCGCACGAACGACCACGTGCTCTCCTGGTTGCGCGCGGTGCACGAGACGACGACGTGGACGGCGTCGGTGTGCACCGGGTCGCTCGTCCTCGCGGCCGCAGGCCTGCTCGACGGCGTGCCCGCGACGTCCCACTGGCTCGCGCGGGAGGAGCTCGCGCGCCTCGGCGCGGACCCGGTGTCGGCGCGTGTCGTCGTCGACGGTCGGATCATCACCGCGGCGGGCGTGTCCGCGGGCATCGACATGGCGCTGCTGCTCGCCTCGATGCTCGAGGGCGACCTCGTCGCCCAGGGCATCCAGCTCTCGCTCGAGTACGACCCGCGACCCCCGTTCAACGCAGGGTCACCCGACGTCGCGCCGCCGGTCGTCGTCGAGCTCGCACGCGCGAAGTCACGCTTCGCGCGCGCACGCGCCTGA
- a CDS encoding metalloregulator ArsR/SmtB family transcription factor, with protein sequence MRTTSADAVFQALADPTRRAVLGELAGRAAGTTASELARPLPVSRQAVVKHLQVLADAGLVEAERAGREVRFHVQPEPLHDAVAWIADVGGRWDRRLQRLKAQLERR encoded by the coding sequence GTGCGCACGACGTCCGCCGACGCCGTGTTCCAGGCCCTCGCCGACCCCACGCGCCGCGCCGTGCTCGGCGAGCTCGCCGGCCGGGCAGCCGGCACCACGGCGAGCGAGCTGGCCCGCCCGCTGCCCGTCAGCCGTCAGGCCGTCGTGAAGCACCTCCAGGTCCTCGCCGATGCCGGCCTCGTGGAAGCCGAGCGCGCGGGACGCGAGGTCCGGTTCCACGTGCAACCGGAGCCGTTGCACGACGCGGTCGCGTGGATCGCGGACGTCGGCGGCCGCTGGGACCGGCGCCTGCAACGCTTGAAGGCACAGCTCGAGCGCCGCTGA